One Thiomicrorhabdus sp. genomic region harbors:
- the thrC gene encoding threonine synthase: protein MKFIETRGNDGQRPASITFSQAILSPMSSFGGIYSPETLPAFDEAFLQSHISSGYKVLARDVLRAFEVDIDQKVIDDALDLYDEFDDPKNPVPVVKVYDDLYVSELYHGPTRAFKDMALQPFGKVLSAVAQERDENYLILAATSGDTGPAALETFKNRDKVQVACLYPDGGTSDVQRLQMVTEDAANLKVIGIHGDFDDAQSALKTLLVSDKFNAALKEKNISLSAANSVNFGRIIFQTIYHIYSYLELVRQGAIELGEKVYLNVPSGNFGNALGGYYAYKMGLPVKQIHIASNSNNVLTKFITTGKYDLRGASVIPTTSPAMDILKSSNIERILFDLFGAERTKELMLQLDQEKYYELNADELQRIQSIFAADFCNDEEGLAYIKQAFEVGYLMCPHTATCFKAYDTCRGDKSVKTIAYSTAEWTKFSPVIAYALTGEKPEHDIEALELIASKAQVAIPQQIAALFDKSIAQTTVINKADIEKEILDFL from the coding sequence ATGAAATTTATCGAAACGCGCGGTAACGACGGTCAAAGACCGGCCAGCATCACTTTTTCCCAAGCGATTTTAAGTCCGATGTCTTCGTTTGGCGGCATCTATTCCCCGGAAACGCTTCCGGCCTTCGATGAAGCTTTCTTACAATCGCATATCTCGTCTGGCTACAAAGTTCTGGCTCGTGATGTGTTGCGTGCTTTCGAGGTCGATATCGATCAGAAGGTGATTGATGATGCCCTGGATTTATATGATGAGTTTGATGATCCGAAAAATCCGGTTCCAGTTGTTAAGGTGTACGACGATCTGTACGTCAGCGAACTGTATCACGGGCCAACGCGTGCTTTTAAGGATATGGCATTGCAGCCGTTCGGCAAGGTATTGTCTGCGGTAGCGCAGGAACGCGACGAAAATTATTTGATTTTAGCCGCCACCAGTGGCGATACCGGGCCGGCGGCTCTGGAAACGTTCAAGAACCGAGATAAAGTTCAGGTTGCCTGCTTGTATCCGGATGGCGGAACCTCTGACGTGCAGCGTTTGCAGATGGTAACCGAAGATGCGGCCAACCTTAAGGTCATTGGAATTCACGGTGATTTCGATGACGCACAGTCGGCTTTGAAAACGTTATTGGTTTCCGATAAGTTCAATGCCGCTTTGAAAGAAAAGAATATTTCGCTGTCGGCGGCGAACTCGGTGAATTTCGGGCGGATTATTTTCCAGACAATTTATCACATCTACAGCTATCTGGAACTGGTACGCCAGGGCGCAATCGAATTGGGCGAAAAGGTCTACCTGAATGTGCCGAGCGGGAACTTCGGTAATGCATTGGGTGGATACTATGCCTATAAAATGGGCTTGCCGGTCAAGCAAATTCACATTGCCTCCAACAGCAATAATGTTTTAACGAAATTCATCACAACCGGCAAGTACGATCTACGTGGCGCCAGCGTCATCCCAACGACATCTCCTGCGATGGATATTCTGAAATCGTCTAACATCGAACGTATCCTCTTTGACCTGTTTGGTGCCGAACGAACCAAAGAATTAATGCTGCAACTTGATCAGGAAAAGTATTACGAGTTGAACGCCGATGAATTGCAACGAATTCAGTCCATTTTTGCAGCCGATTTCTGCAATGATGAAGAGGGGCTGGCATATATCAAGCAGGCATTCGAAGTCGGTTATCTGATGTGTCCGCATACCGCGACCTGCTTTAAGGCCTACGATACTTGCCGTGGCGACAAGTCGGTGAAAACCATTGCTTATTCGACTGCAGAATGGACCAAATTCTCTCCAGTAATCGCTTACGCCTTGACCGGAGAAAAGCCGGAACATGATATCGAAGCACTTGAATTGATTGCGTCCAAAGCGCAGGTTGCGATTCCTCAGCAGATCGCCGCCCTGTTTGACAAATCAATCGCCCAGACGACGGTCATTAACAAAGCTGATATTGAAAAAGAAATTCTGGATTTCCTGTAA
- a CDS encoding DHH family phosphoesterase: MIKPTQILERQPNPKIFQAAKHLGLTDLQAMLVANRLDDADKLDEIVFPKLKHIQAPVELKNADMAAKLIADAIQSDRMIVLATDYDTDGVTSAWVATSALSDFFGVSPHRIRHIIGERKSGYGITDEVVDRILAIKEPVALVISADQGSSDEKRISRLKEAGIPVCVTDHHQLPIEGPPPSAACTVNPQQSGCRYDKTVAGCFVIFLVMAQVRQELIARGYLSEQSPSLKPLALNVSLGTVADSVSLKSPNNRAIVRTGLQMINRFQSPAWQAMKELNDNQGQPFDAEFLGFQVATRINAASRVSDVTTAFHFLTAADLSQAKSYLQQLDEDNFNRREQQHEMLQQAKERARELYHPDRYSLAIKLQGNAGIQGIIASRIGEQYGVPTVAMTDLRDGHLAGSGRGIVDEVDLRAAFQWMSEQDSTLFTSMGGHKGAAGCMIPIEKYPLFSDLFETAIQAQLGSEAPAPRVFTDGQLHPSQLTPPLIQEISDLEPFGREWPKPLFKGVFQIVSIKSVGQTQTHLSLKLASDQGSQHSAIFFNGKESADAPQPFDNGDWIECAYQPSLNRFFGRTSIQLRIQAAHRI, encoded by the coding sequence ATGATTAAGCCTACCCAAATTTTGGAACGTCAACCGAATCCGAAAATTTTCCAAGCAGCCAAACACCTTGGATTAACGGATCTGCAGGCCATGCTGGTTGCCAATCGTCTGGATGACGCCGATAAGCTTGATGAAATTGTGTTCCCGAAATTAAAACACATTCAGGCGCCGGTAGAGCTGAAGAATGCCGACATGGCGGCAAAATTGATTGCCGATGCCATTCAAAGTGATCGGATGATCGTGCTGGCAACCGACTATGATACCGACGGAGTCACTTCAGCCTGGGTGGCCACAAGTGCGTTGAGCGATTTTTTCGGGGTTTCTCCCCACAGAATTCGACACATCATTGGTGAGCGGAAAAGCGGTTACGGCATCACCGATGAAGTCGTCGATCGCATCTTAGCCATCAAAGAACCGGTAGCGCTGGTCATTTCCGCCGATCAGGGTTCCAGCGATGAAAAAAGAATTTCGCGTCTCAAAGAGGCCGGTATTCCGGTTTGTGTCACAGACCACCACCAATTACCGATTGAAGGCCCTCCACCAAGCGCTGCCTGCACGGTCAATCCTCAGCAATCCGGCTGCCGTTACGATAAAACAGTTGCCGGCTGTTTTGTCATTTTTCTGGTTATGGCACAAGTCCGTCAGGAACTGATTGCCCGCGGCTATCTTTCCGAGCAATCGCCTTCCCTAAAACCGCTGGCCTTGAATGTTTCTCTGGGTACCGTAGCCGACAGCGTCAGTTTGAAAAGCCCGAATAATCGAGCTATTGTCCGTACCGGCCTGCAAATGATCAACCGTTTTCAATCGCCGGCATGGCAGGCCATGAAGGAACTGAACGATAACCAGGGACAGCCGTTCGACGCCGAATTTCTCGGTTTTCAAGTCGCAACTCGTATCAATGCCGCCAGCCGGGTCAGTGACGTTACGACAGCATTTCATTTTTTGACGGCGGCGGACTTGAGTCAGGCAAAATCCTATTTGCAGCAACTTGACGAGGATAACTTCAATCGCCGCGAACAGCAGCATGAGATGCTGCAACAGGCCAAGGAACGCGCGCGCGAACTGTATCACCCTGATCGATACAGCCTGGCAATCAAACTACAAGGCAATGCCGGGATTCAAGGAATCATCGCTTCGCGCATCGGAGAACAATACGGTGTGCCGACGGTTGCCATGACCGATCTTCGGGATGGACATCTGGCGGGAAGCGGACGCGGAATTGTCGATGAAGTCGATTTACGAGCCGCCTTCCAATGGATGTCGGAACAGGATTCGACGCTGTTTACTTCCATGGGCGGACATAAAGGCGCCGCCGGTTGCATGATTCCGATTGAAAAATACCCATTGTTCAGCGACTTGTTCGAAACCGCTATTCAGGCGCAGTTAGGCAGTGAAGCACCAGCGCCCAGAGTTTTCACCGACGGGCAGTTGCATCCGTCTCAGTTAACGCCGCCGCTGATTCAGGAAATCAGCGATCTTGAACCTTTCGGCAGAGAATGGCCAAAACCTTTATTCAAAGGGGTTTTTCAAATTGTTTCGATCAAAAGCGTCGGTCAGACTCAAACCCACCTGTCGCTGAAGCTTGCCAGTGATCAAGGTAGCCAACACAGTGCTATTTTTTTCAACGGCAAAGAATCCGCCGATGCCCCGCAACCTTTCGACAACGGTGACTGGATTGAATGCGCTTACCAACCGTCGCTGAACCGCTTTTTCGGACGCACGAGCATCCAGTTAAGAATTCAGGCGGCGCATCGGATTTAA